In Gossypium hirsutum isolate 1008001.06 chromosome D06, Gossypium_hirsutum_v2.1, whole genome shotgun sequence, one genomic interval encodes:
- the LOC107930575 gene encoding strigolactone esterase D14, which translates to MSKPVKNNQTNPTQPQPPPPIKMANTLLEALNVRVVGSGDRILVLAHGFGTDQSVWQRILPFFTPNYRVILYDLVCAGSVNPDYFDSTRYDTLDAFVDDLLNILKALGVHRCAYVGHSVSAMIGILASIRCPQLFSKLILIGASPRFLNDENYHGGFELGEIEEVFSAMEANYEAWVNGFAPVLVGADVPTAVREFSRTLFNMRPDISLFVSRTIFNSDLRGELGKVRVPCCVIQTAKDVSVPASVAEYLKTRLGGRTTVEILRTEGHLPHLTAPVLLAQVLRRALPR; encoded by the exons ATGTCTAAACCAGTAAAAAACAATCAAACAAACCCTACACAACCCCAACCCCCCCCCCCAATAAAAATGGCAAACACCCTTTTAGAAGCTTTGAACGTGCGAGTTGTCGGCTCCGGCGACAGAATCCTTGTCTTGGCTCACGGTTTCGGTACGGACCAATCGGTTTGGCAACGGATTCTCCCATTTTTCACACCTAATTATCGTGTAATCCTATACGACCTCGTTTGTGCCGGCAGCGTCAACCCCGATTACTTCGATTCCACTAGGTACGACACTCTCGATGCTTTCGTCGACGATTTGCTTAATATTCTTAAAGCTCTCGGCGTTCACCGTTGCGCTTACGTCGGCCACTCCGTCTCCGCCATGATCGGTATCTTGGCTTCCATTCGCTGCCCTCAACTCTTCTCCAAACTCATCCTCATCGGCGCTTCTCCCAG GTTTCTCAATGACGAAAATTACCACGGAGGGTTCGAGCTAGGCGAGATTGAGGAAGTATTTTCAGCAATGGAAGCCAATTACGAAGCTTGGGTCAACGGGTTTGCCCCAGTGTTGGTGGGGGCCGATGTGCCGACAGCGGTTCGAGAGTTCAGCCGGACACTTTTCAACATGAGACCGGACATATCATTGTTCGTTTCAAGGACGATATTCAACAGTGATCTGAGAGGGGAACTCGGGAAAGTGAGAGTGCCGTGTTGCGTGATCCAGACGGCGAAAGATGTGTCGGTTCCGGCATCGGTGGCGGAGTATTTAAAGACCCGTCTTGGGGGGCGAACCACGGTGGAGATTTTGAGAACAGAAGGCCATTTACCGCACTTGACTGCGCCGGTGTTGCTTGCTCAAGTGCTTCGGCGAGCCCTTCCGCGGTGA